One part of the Enterococcus sp. DIV1094 genome encodes these proteins:
- a CDS encoding alpha-N-arabinofuranosidase, which translates to MDAVMSVSRGQKIGEIDRRLYGSFIEHMGRAVYGGIYQPDHPTANDQGFRQDVMELVKELSVPLIRYPGGNFVSGFNWEDSVGPVEGRPKRLDLAWRSLETNQVGVHEFAAWCQEVGAEINMAVNLGTRGLDAARNLVEYCNYPGGTYWSEKRKTNGQIEPFAIKTWCLGNEMDGPWQIGHKTAKEYGRLAEETAKAMKLVDESIEVVLCGSSNSQMPTFGEWELTVLDQAYDQIDYLSFHQYYGNPTDDLGNYLARSLDMDQFISGVVAMCDAIKAKKHSKKQINLSFDEWNIWYHSAEHDLTVKPWQVAPPLLEDHYNFEDALVLGCLLITLLKHADRVKIACLAQLVNVIAPIMTEEDGEAWRQTIYYPFMQVATLGQGVALRPEITVDTYATSEFVAVPYLESIAVIDEEKNELVIFAVNRGEEEMHLDLHLPDLEIAEVIDFSEMSGYVIKAVNQAGNEQIKPVSSQAYERKENQLHCLLKPLSWNVIRTSLTPKN; encoded by the coding sequence ATGGATGCTGTAATGTCAGTTAGTCGTGGGCAAAAGATAGGGGAAATCGATCGTCGTTTGTATGGCTCGTTTATTGAACATATGGGACGTGCAGTATATGGGGGGATCTATCAACCGGATCATCCTACTGCAAATGACCAAGGATTTCGCCAAGATGTCATGGAGCTAGTCAAAGAATTATCTGTACCACTGATTCGTTACCCGGGTGGGAATTTTGTTTCTGGCTTCAATTGGGAAGACAGTGTGGGACCTGTAGAGGGGCGACCGAAAAGATTAGACCTTGCATGGCGTTCCTTAGAAACGAACCAAGTCGGTGTACATGAATTTGCTGCATGGTGTCAAGAAGTGGGTGCAGAGATCAATATGGCGGTCAATCTTGGGACTCGTGGTTTAGATGCGGCAAGAAATCTAGTCGAATATTGCAATTATCCCGGTGGTACTTATTGGAGTGAGAAAAGAAAAACGAATGGGCAAATCGAACCGTTTGCGATCAAGACTTGGTGTTTAGGAAATGAAATGGATGGGCCTTGGCAAATCGGTCATAAGACAGCAAAAGAGTATGGAAGGTTGGCAGAAGAAACGGCGAAAGCCATGAAACTTGTTGATGAGTCGATCGAAGTGGTTTTATGTGGCAGTTCCAATAGTCAAATGCCAACATTTGGCGAGTGGGAATTAACAGTCCTTGATCAAGCCTATGACCAAATCGATTATCTGTCATTTCATCAATATTATGGCAACCCTACAGATGATCTTGGAAACTACTTAGCTCGTTCACTGGATATGGATCAATTTATTTCAGGCGTTGTCGCAATGTGCGATGCGATAAAAGCGAAAAAACACAGCAAGAAACAAATCAATCTATCCTTTGATGAATGGAATATTTGGTACCATTCTGCGGAACATGATTTAACAGTCAAGCCATGGCAAGTTGCTCCGCCATTGTTAGAAGACCACTATAATTTTGAAGATGCCTTGGTGTTAGGCTGCTTGTTGATCACCTTATTGAAGCATGCCGATCGGGTGAAAATTGCTTGCCTGGCACAGCTTGTCAACGTGATTGCACCCATCATGACAGAAGAAGATGGTGAAGCTTGGCGACAAACGATCTATTATCCATTTATGCAAGTTGCTACATTAGGGCAAGGCGTGGCTTTACGACCTGAAATCACTGTAGATACGTATGCGACAAGTGAATTTGTCGCAGTCCCATATTTAGAAAGCATTGCGGTGATCGATGAGGAAAAAAATGAGTTGGTGATCTTTGCGGTGAATCGTGGAGAAGAGGAGATGCACTTGGATCTACATCTTCCTGACTTAGAGATTGCGGAAGTTATCGACTTTTCAGAGATGAGTGGGTACGTGATCAAAGCGGTCAATCAAGCTGGAAATGAGCAAATCAAACCAGTATCCTCTCAGGCGTATGAACGAAAAGAAAATCAGCTTCACTGTTTATTGAAACCGTTATCATGGAATGTGATCCGAACAAGCTTGACCCCGAAAAATTAA
- a CDS encoding ArsR/SmtB family transcription factor codes for MQLQINEESLPVYEALASKTRIKIIQLLSKNKMNIKELAQALGISSAITTMHVKKLEEANIIKSEKIGQKKISSLRVDKINITFPEKIFNAFDTKETSIPIGHYTRYSIEPTCGLATIHDFIGKVDEPRYFADPRRMDARILWFTSGFVEYQTPNFLNEEDTLEMLELSVELSSEFPFSNDNWPSDITFSLNGVELGNWTSPGDFADIRGKHTPDWYPDNLNQYGLLKTIRITKHLTNINGEPLSEITINDIPRNEDVWTFRIEVKEDAKNVGGCTLFGKGFGNYDQDIKMKVYYS; via the coding sequence ATGCAACTACAAATCAACGAAGAATCGTTACCTGTCTATGAAGCATTAGCTAGTAAAACAAGGATAAAAATCATCCAGCTACTTTCAAAGAATAAAATGAATATCAAAGAGCTCGCCCAAGCACTCGGAATCAGTAGTGCCATTACGACGATGCATGTAAAAAAACTTGAGGAAGCGAACATCATCAAATCTGAGAAAATCGGCCAAAAAAAAATCTCCAGCTTACGTGTCGATAAAATCAACATCACGTTTCCAGAAAAAATCTTCAATGCGTTTGACACAAAAGAAACATCGATCCCTATTGGTCATTACACTCGCTATTCAATCGAGCCGACATGCGGTCTGGCAACGATCCATGACTTTATTGGCAAAGTCGATGAACCACGTTACTTTGCCGATCCACGTCGCATGGATGCACGGATCTTATGGTTTACAAGCGGGTTCGTAGAATATCAAACTCCGAATTTTTTGAACGAAGAAGATACTTTGGAAATGTTAGAATTATCTGTTGAACTTTCTTCTGAATTTCCATTTTCCAATGACAATTGGCCATCTGATATCACATTTAGCTTAAACGGTGTGGAACTAGGTAACTGGACAAGTCCGGGAGATTTCGCAGACATTCGCGGAAAACACACACCTGACTGGTATCCAGATAACTTAAATCAGTATGGATTGTTGAAAACGATCCGCATCACCAAACATTTGACCAATATCAACGGTGAACCTTTATCTGAAATCACAATCAATGACATCCCAAGAAACGAAGATGTCTGGACTTTCCGCATCGAAGTCAAAGAAGACGCAAAAAACGTCGGCGGCTGCACCTTATTTGGCAAAGGCTTCGGCAACTACGACCAAGATATAAAGATGAAGGTGTATTATAGTTGA
- the nadE gene encoding ammonia-dependent NAD(+) synthetase: MNHLQQAIIEELGVKSVIDPQNEIRVSIDFMKEYLKKNPFLKTLVLGISGGQDSTLAGRLAQLAMEEMREETKDDSYQFIAVRLPYGEQADEEDAKAALEFIQPDVQLRVNIKPAVDAQTQALTEAGVEISDFNKGNIKARQRMITQYAVAGQRAGAVIGTDHAAENITGFFTKYGDGGADILPLFRLNKRQGKALLKVLNAPEHLYTKIPTADLEDGKPMVADEVALGVTYDEIDDYLEGKEIPTDAQQKIEQWWNKTQHKRHLPISIFDDFWK, encoded by the coding sequence ATGAATCATTTACAACAAGCAATCATTGAAGAACTAGGCGTGAAATCGGTCATCGATCCTCAAAATGAAATTCGTGTCAGTATCGATTTTATGAAAGAATATTTGAAGAAAAATCCCTTCTTAAAAACGTTAGTATTAGGGATCAGTGGCGGACAAGACTCTACTTTAGCTGGACGTTTAGCGCAATTGGCGATGGAAGAAATGCGAGAAGAAACGAAAGATGACAGTTACCAATTCATCGCTGTACGGTTGCCATATGGCGAACAGGCGGATGAAGAAGATGCGAAAGCTGCGTTAGAATTTATCCAACCAGACGTCCAATTACGTGTAAATATCAAACCTGCAGTTGATGCACAAACACAAGCATTGACTGAAGCAGGTGTGGAAATCAGTGATTTCAATAAAGGAAACATCAAAGCACGTCAACGTATGATCACCCAATATGCGGTTGCTGGACAACGTGCAGGGGCTGTGATCGGTACCGACCATGCAGCTGAAAACATTACTGGGTTCTTTACAAAATATGGGGATGGCGGAGCAGATATCCTTCCGTTGTTCCGTTTGAATAAACGCCAAGGCAAAGCGCTATTGAAAGTCTTGAATGCACCAGAACATTTATACACAAAAATCCCAACGGCTGACCTAGAAGACGGCAAGCCAATGGTTGCGGATGAAGTCGCATTAGGCGTCACTTATGATGAAATCGACGACTATTTGGAAGGAAAAGAAATTCCAACAGATGCGCAACAAAAGATCGAACAATGGTGGAATAAAACACAACATAAACGTCATTTACCAATTTCGATCTTTGATGATTTTTGGAAATAA
- a CDS encoding nicotinate phosphoribosyltransferase has translation MTTTYSDDSLTLHTDLYQINMMQTYWELDRADKHAVFECYFREMPFNHGYAVFAGLERLVDYLENLTFTDTDIAYLREMDVYPEGFLTYLREFKFKATVRSAREGELVFANEPLIQVEGPLAHCQLVETALLNMVNFQTLIATKAARIKSVIGDDPLLEFGTRRAQELDAAVWGTRAAYIGGADATSNVRAGKIFGIPASGTHAHSLVQSYGNDYEAFMAYAKTHKDCVFLVDTYDTLKSGVPSAIRVAKELGDKINFQGVRIDSGDMAYISKRVREQLDAAGFTEAKIYASNDLDEATILNLKMQKAKIDVWGVGTKLITAYDQPALGAVFKLVSIENEEGEMIDTIKLSSNAEKVTTPGKKQVWRITRNFDGKSEGDYVTLWDEDPRQEEEIFMFHPTHTFINKTVRDFTARPILQDIFVEGKRVYDLPTLAEIKEYTRGNLDSLWEEYKRDLNPQKYPVDLSTDCWNHKMAIMERMKKSVTQLTSEL, from the coding sequence ATGACGACAACTTACTCAGATGACAGTTTGACGCTACATACTGATCTTTACCAGATCAACATGATGCAGACATACTGGGAACTAGATAGAGCAGATAAACATGCAGTATTTGAATGTTACTTCCGCGAAATGCCATTCAATCATGGTTACGCTGTTTTTGCAGGGCTAGAACGGTTAGTAGACTACTTGGAAAATTTGACATTTACTGATACAGATATTGCGTATCTTCGTGAGATGGATGTATATCCAGAAGGCTTTTTGACATATTTACGTGAATTCAAATTCAAAGCGACTGTTCGTTCAGCTCGTGAAGGCGAGCTCGTTTTTGCGAATGAACCGTTGATCCAAGTAGAAGGTCCATTAGCCCATTGTCAATTAGTGGAAACAGCATTATTGAATATGGTAAACTTTCAAACGTTGATTGCAACGAAAGCAGCTCGTATCAAATCAGTGATCGGTGATGATCCATTATTAGAGTTTGGTACACGCCGTGCGCAAGAATTGGATGCTGCGGTTTGGGGTACTCGGGCAGCTTACATTGGTGGTGCTGATGCGACGAGTAATGTTCGGGCAGGAAAAATTTTTGGTATTCCAGCAAGTGGTACCCACGCACATTCTCTTGTTCAAAGTTATGGGAATGATTATGAAGCGTTTATGGCGTATGCAAAGACGCATAAAGATTGTGTTTTTCTAGTGGATACCTACGATACATTGAAATCTGGTGTTCCTAGTGCGATCCGTGTGGCGAAAGAACTTGGTGACAAAATCAACTTCCAAGGAGTGCGTATCGATAGTGGGGACATGGCGTATATCTCAAAAAGAGTCAGAGAACAACTAGATGCTGCTGGTTTTACAGAAGCGAAAATCTATGCCTCAAATGACTTAGATGAAGCGACTATTCTAAACTTGAAAATGCAAAAAGCAAAAATCGATGTTTGGGGCGTTGGGACGAAGCTGATTACAGCTTATGACCAACCTGCATTAGGTGCAGTCTTCAAGCTAGTATCGATTGAAAATGAAGAAGGCGAAATGATCGATACGATCAAATTATCCAGCAATGCAGAAAAAGTAACCACACCCGGTAAGAAACAAGTATGGCGTATCACTCGTAATTTTGATGGAAAATCAGAAGGTGATTATGTGACATTATGGGATGAAGATCCTCGTCAAGAAGAAGAGATTTTCATGTTCCACCCCACACATACATTTATCAATAAAACTGTTCGTGACTTTACTGCTCGGCCAATTTTACAAGATATTTTTGTGGAAGGAAAGAGAGTCTATGACTTACCGACTTTAGCAGAAATCAAAGAGTATACTAGAGGAAACCTAGATTCTCTTTGGGAAGAATACAAACGTGATTTGAATCCACAAAAATATCCAGTGGATTTATCCACAGATTGCTGGAATCATAAGATGGCAATCATGGAACGAATGAAAAAAAGCGTCACACAATTAACTAGCGAACTATAG
- a CDS encoding DUF1827 family protein, giving the protein MKLIETPITSNLNIKTFYPKIVDFFFRNSAIRFYKLFSLDRTQILLIDTFDQVQLVMINTKKKISKQEIDYAIKKVLKTERESVNIHVGVKQELEQAGVKFKRPNKDIVIVEQAIAAIA; this is encoded by the coding sequence ATGAAATTGATTGAAACGCCGATAACAAGCAACTTGAATATCAAAACCTTTTATCCTAAAATCGTTGATTTCTTTTTTAGAAATTCTGCCATTCGATTTTATAAACTGTTTTCTCTTGATCGTACGCAAATTTTGTTGATTGATACGTTCGATCAAGTCCAATTAGTGATGATCAATACGAAAAAGAAAATTTCTAAACAAGAGATTGATTATGCCATCAAAAAAGTACTGAAAACAGAACGAGAATCTGTCAATATCCATGTAGGTGTCAAGCAAGAATTAGAACAAGCAGGGGTGAAGTTCAAGCGACCGAATAAGGACATCGTCATTGTAGAACAAGCGATTGCTGCGATCGCCTAG